The following are encoded in a window of Hemitrygon akajei chromosome 24, sHemAka1.3, whole genome shotgun sequence genomic DNA:
- the LOC140715719 gene encoding C3a anaphylatoxin chemotactic receptor-like → MFLSEEVCNLTLAGNFTVVGNMEWGAASVTSMVIFTLTFLLGVPGNGAVIWVIGFKMKTNVHTECFLALALTDVIDCLTLPFLMANISLTYSGYNAYFSCKVIGILMFLDASASTYLLCLISICRCVAITRPTWFQQHLSLTWIRASCFGVWVLAFVMCLPVLLLADLKKDSTVLEPFWFVFTFGLPFLIMITCYFLIGWKLQGNRFAKSKKPVRLIITVVLAFMISWIPNAVCDLLSAFTTPISQDWSLFTVALASFNSALNPLLYVFAGREFHQVFKHSILASLRLAFAEQRPELETQSQTPNLTLNTNV, encoded by the coding sequence ATGTTCTTATCCGAAGAAGTGTGCAATTTGACGCTCGCTGGGAATTTCACGGTCGTTGGAAACATGGAGTGGGGAGCAGCTTCCGTCACGTCAATGGTCATCTTCACCCTCACCTTCCTACTGGGGGTCCCGGGTAACGGCGCAGTCATCTGGGTGATTGGCTTCAAGATGAAGACTAATGTCCACACGGAGTGTTTCCTGGCTTTGGCTCTGACTGACGTGATCGATTGCCTGACCCTTCCTTTCCTCATGGCCAACATCTCCCTGACCTACTCCGGGTACAACGCCTACTTTTCCTGTAAGGTTATTGGAATCTTGATGTTCCTCGACGCATCTGCCAGCACGTATCTGTTATGTCTGATCAGCATCTGCCGCTGCGTGGCTATTACTCGGCCCACGTGGTTCCAGCAACATCTGAGCCTCACGTGGATTCGTGCGTCCTGCTTCGGAGTCTGGGTCCTAGCCTTCGTCATGTGCCTGCCTGTACTCCTGCTTGCAGATTTGAAGAAGGATTCGACCGTCTTGGAGCCATTTTGGTTTGTTTTTACCTTCGGCCTCCCCTTTTTGATTATGATCACCTGCTACTTCCTGATAGGTTGGAAGCTGCAAGGGAACAGGTTCGCAAAATCTAAGAAGCCTGTCCGCCTCATCATCACCGTGGTCCTGGCCTTTATGATCAGTTGGATCCCCAACGCTGTGTGCGACCTCCTATCGGCCTTCACCACACCGATTTCCCAGGACTGGTCATTATTCACTGTCGCCTTGGCCTCCTTCAACAGCGCCCTCAACCCCCTTCTCTATGTCTTCGCTGGCCGTGAATTCCACCAGGTCTTCAAGCACTCCATCCTCGCCTCGCTCCGTCTGGCCTTTGCCGAGCAAAGGCCAGAATTGGAGACCCAGTCTCAGACTCCCAACCTCACCTTAAATACGAATGTCTGA